From a single Nocardioides panacis genomic region:
- a CDS encoding adenosylcobinamide-GDP ribazoletransferase, whose translation MNPLRLCLGTLTVLPVRPPARVDRDVAGRAMLLAPLAGTLLAVLAGGALWLLDRVVSPLLAATLAVGLLALLTRGMHLDGLADTADGLGSRRPAAGALEVMRRGDVGPFGVVTLVVSLLAQVAALAAAPAAPVALAVALLVSRAALPLLCRRGVPPARPEGLGALVAGTVPPVAAAATALATVLLAGAVGWSTYGLGGVLAGVLALAAGAAYAAHCVRRFGGITGDVLGACVEVTGTAALVFLGFV comes from the coding sequence GTGAACCCGCTCCGGCTCTGCCTGGGCACGCTGACCGTGCTGCCGGTGCGGCCCCCGGCGCGCGTCGACCGGGACGTGGCGGGCCGCGCGATGCTGCTCGCCCCGCTGGCCGGCACGCTGCTCGCGGTGCTCGCCGGCGGGGCGCTGTGGCTGCTGGACCGGGTCGTCTCGCCGCTGCTGGCCGCGACCCTCGCGGTCGGGCTGCTCGCGCTGCTGACCCGCGGCATGCACCTCGACGGGCTCGCCGACACAGCCGACGGCCTCGGCTCGCGGCGGCCGGCCGCCGGCGCCCTGGAGGTGATGCGGCGCGGGGACGTCGGCCCGTTCGGGGTGGTGACGCTGGTCGTCTCGCTGCTGGCCCAGGTCGCCGCCCTGGCCGCGGCGCCGGCCGCTCCGGTGGCGCTGGCCGTGGCCCTGCTGGTGTCCCGCGCGGCGCTGCCCCTGCTGTGCCGGCGCGGCGTCCCGCCGGCCCGGCCCGAGGGCCTCGGCGCCCTGGTCGCGGGCACGGTCCCCCCGGTCGCGGCGGCCGCCACCGCCCTGGCCACGGTGCTCCTCGCCGGGGCGGTCGGCTGGTCGACGTACGGTCTCGGCGGGGTGCTGGCCGGGGTCCTCGCGCTCGCCGCCGGCGCTGCGTACGCCGCGCACTGCGTGCGCCGGTTCGGCGGGATCACCGGTGACGTGCTCGGCGCCTGCGTCGAGGTCACCGGCACCGCGGCGCTGGTGTTCCTGGGGTTCGTGTGA
- a CDS encoding glycerophosphodiester phosphodiesterase family protein, with protein MFRSSTRTVTAAAVAGALLLLAAPAEAADPAPSGVQVIAHRGAVDRAPEHTLAAFDQAVADHADRVGLDVRLTADGVPVVVHDADLARTTDVEQKLPGAGGYPVEAYTLAQVKTLDAGSWYPGGGYTDARVLTLDEVLTELAGSRIGLTLEVKNPAVYGGVGGIGATVKQVLDAHPEWSVGRADGSPRLVVESFDWAFLDGLHATYPDLPLVLLGDTVGAVDLDARPWVREIDARHDTLTSATVQKARGLGIFVGTWTANGTAELQHAVDLGAAGVTTDQPDLLRTLLVGQARTWTGASWPEQPPTVRADALAPSTAQVGGRVQVSARAVTAADTRVPWQTVTFQSRLGGVWRTVGSNATDAHGWALLSLPVNETMRVRVVTGGVVSAERAVTAVTAPVVPPPGAPGPSLHPAAQARPTTAGADPRTSAVSSAVWRAMAGRSWRKGCPVGRSGLRMLQVSYWGFDGHRHRGTLVVARGSAAQLGRVFRRLYAQRLPVRSLRRLETMGGWSTAVGRARRADAGFGFACQRVPGDRTRTGSHARGTMVTLNPWENPATVSHGVPDRWWLSRTRNLPYVHTASNPVVRAFAAEGFAWSGKYGKYADFRDVR; from the coding sequence ATGTTCCGTTCCAGCACACGCACCGTCACCGCCGCTGCCGTCGCGGGGGCGCTCCTGCTGCTCGCCGCACCCGCGGAGGCCGCCGACCCGGCGCCGTCCGGGGTGCAGGTGATCGCGCACCGCGGGGCCGTCGACCGGGCGCCCGAGCACACGCTGGCGGCCTTCGACCAGGCCGTCGCCGACCACGCCGACCGGGTCGGCCTCGACGTGCGGCTGACCGCCGACGGGGTGCCGGTGGTGGTCCACGACGCCGACCTGGCGCGCACCACCGACGTCGAGCAGAAGCTGCCCGGCGCCGGCGGCTACCCCGTGGAGGCCTACACCCTGGCGCAGGTCAAGACCCTCGACGCCGGCAGCTGGTACCCCGGCGGCGGCTACACCGACGCCCGGGTGCTCACCCTCGACGAGGTGCTGACCGAGCTGGCCGGCAGCCGGATCGGGCTCACCCTGGAGGTCAAGAACCCGGCGGTGTACGGCGGCGTCGGCGGCATCGGCGCGACCGTCAAGCAGGTGCTCGACGCGCACCCCGAGTGGTCGGTGGGCCGGGCCGACGGCTCCCCGCGGCTCGTCGTGGAGAGCTTCGACTGGGCGTTCCTGGACGGCCTGCACGCGACGTACCCCGACCTGCCGCTGGTGCTGCTCGGCGACACCGTCGGCGCCGTCGACCTCGACGCCCGGCCCTGGGTCCGGGAGATCGACGCCCGCCACGACACGCTCACCTCCGCCACGGTGCAGAAGGCGCGCGGACTGGGGATCTTCGTAGGCACCTGGACCGCGAACGGCACCGCGGAGCTGCAGCACGCGGTCGACCTCGGCGCCGCCGGGGTGACCACCGACCAGCCCGACCTGCTCCGCACGCTGCTCGTCGGGCAGGCCCGCACCTGGACCGGCGCCTCGTGGCCGGAGCAGCCGCCCACCGTGCGCGCCGACGCGCTCGCCCCCTCCACCGCCCAGGTGGGCGGCCGGGTGCAGGTCAGCGCGCGCGCCGTGACCGCCGCCGACACCCGGGTCCCCTGGCAGACCGTCACCTTCCAGTCCCGGCTGGGCGGGGTCTGGCGGACCGTCGGGTCCAACGCCACCGACGCGCACGGCTGGGCGCTGCTGTCCCTGCCGGTCAACGAGACGATGCGGGTCCGGGTCGTCACCGGCGGCGTGGTGTCCGCGGAGCGGGCCGTCACCGCGGTCACCGCCCCTGTGGTCCCGCCGCCCGGTGCGCCGGGTCCGTCCCTGCACCCGGCCGCCCAGGCCCGTCCCACCACCGCCGGCGCGGACCCCCGCACCAGTGCGGTCAGCAGCGCGGTGTGGCGCGCGATGGCCGGCCGGTCGTGGCGCAAGGGCTGCCCGGTCGGACGGTCCGGGCTGCGGATGCTGCAGGTCAGCTACTGGGGCTTCGACGGGCACCGGCACCGCGGCACGCTGGTCGTGGCCCGCGGCTCGGCGGCCCAGCTCGGCCGGGTGTTCCGCCGGCTCTACGCGCAGCGGCTGCCGGTGCGCTCGCTGCGCCGCCTTGAGACGATGGGCGGCTGGAGCACCGCGGTGGGCCGGGCCCGCCGCGCGGACGCCGGGTTCGGGTTCGCCTGCCAGCGGGTGCCCGGTGACCGGACCCGGACCGGGTCGCACGCGCGCGGCACGATGGTCACGCTGAACCCGTGGGAGAACCCCGCGACGGTCTCGCACGGGGTGCCGGACCGCTGGTGGCTCAGCCGCACCAGGAACCTGCCCTACGTGCACACCGCGAGCAACCCGGTGGTCCGTGCGTTCGCGGCCGAGGGCTTCGCCTGGAGCGGGAAGTACGGCAAGTACGCCGACTTCCGCGACGTGCGCTAG
- the gcvT gene encoding glycine cleavage system aminomethyltransferase GcvT, with protein MSSPHDDAAPLRTSPLHDRHVALGAKFAEFGGWSMPLEYAGSGVIKEHTAVREAVGIFDVSHLGKALVHGPGAADFVNATLSNDLAKIVPGKAQYTLCCDAETGGIVDDLIAYLLSPERVFLVPNAANTAEVLRRLRAEAPGEVPGEVQVVDHHTTHAVLAVQGPRSDEVLEAVGLPTGHEYMSFVETEHDGAPVTVCRTGYTGERGYELVCENDAAPALWDALVAAGEPHGLLACGLGARDTLRTEMGYPLHGQDISLDVTPNQARLGWAVGWKKPAFWGRDVLLAEKEQGAARLLRGLVATGRGIPRPGMRVLLAADVPVGEVTSGTFSPTRRTGVGLALVAAQVTDGAEVSVDVRGRREVFTVTRPPFVETDVR; from the coding sequence ATGAGCAGCCCTCACGACGACGCCGCCCCGCTGCGCACGTCGCCCCTCCACGACCGTCACGTCGCGCTGGGCGCGAAGTTCGCCGAGTTCGGCGGCTGGTCGATGCCGCTGGAGTACGCCGGGTCGGGCGTCATCAAGGAGCACACCGCGGTCCGCGAGGCGGTCGGCATCTTCGACGTCAGCCACCTCGGCAAGGCGCTGGTGCACGGCCCGGGCGCGGCCGACTTCGTCAACGCGACGCTGAGCAACGACCTGGCGAAGATCGTGCCCGGCAAGGCGCAGTACACGCTGTGCTGCGACGCGGAGACCGGCGGCATCGTGGACGACCTGATCGCCTACCTGCTCAGCCCGGAGCGGGTGTTCCTGGTGCCGAACGCCGCGAACACCGCCGAGGTGCTGCGCCGGCTGCGGGCCGAGGCGCCGGGCGAGGTGCCGGGCGAGGTGCAGGTCGTCGACCACCACACCACGCACGCGGTGCTCGCCGTGCAGGGTCCGCGCAGCGACGAGGTCCTGGAGGCCGTCGGGCTGCCCACCGGGCACGAGTACATGTCGTTCGTGGAGACCGAGCACGACGGCGCCCCGGTGACGGTGTGCCGCACCGGCTACACCGGCGAGCGCGGCTACGAGCTGGTCTGCGAGAACGACGCGGCGCCGGCCCTGTGGGACGCGCTGGTCGCGGCGGGCGAGCCCCACGGCCTGCTGGCCTGCGGCCTCGGCGCCCGGGACACCCTGCGCACCGAGATGGGCTACCCGCTGCACGGCCAGGACATCAGCCTCGACGTGACCCCCAACCAGGCCCGTCTCGGCTGGGCCGTGGGCTGGAAGAAGCCGGCGTTCTGGGGCCGCGACGTGCTGCTCGCCGAGAAGGAGCAGGGCGCGGCCCGGCTGCTGCGCGGCCTGGTCGCCACCGGCCGCGGCATCCCGCGCCCCGGCATGCGGGTGCTGCTCGCGGCCGACGTACCGGTCGGCGAGGTCACCTCGGGGACGTTCTCGCCCACCCGCCGCACCGGCGTCGGGCTGGCGCTGGTCGCGGCGCAGGTCACCGACGGCGCGGAGGTCTCGGTGGACGTCCGGGGCCGCCGCGAGGTGTTCACGGTGACCCGGCCGCCGTTCGTGGAGACCGACGTCCGCTAG
- a CDS encoding leucyl aminopeptidase — protein MTSYTLRKGAAEKTKADVVVIGVVRTPKGLRAAPGGEGVASAYGRKFAPLLSTIGFTAKTGEVAKVPTGGRITSPMLILVGLGEDGAVDATAVRRAAGAAVRAVSNAASVAVALPAADEQHVRAVVEGTMLGGYAFTAYKSGADPQGPADVVVLTDTARTKGAKAAVETARIVSEATALARDWVNTPPGDFTPEIFADAVVAEHKFRKAAKVKVSVLDDQQLRDGGFGGVVGVGQGSANPPRLVQLSYSPKGATRHLALVGKGITFDSGGLSIKPGSAMTTMKCDMAGAAAVVAATFAIAELGLPVRVTTVVPMAENMVSGAATRPGDVLTMYGGRTVEVLNTDAEGRLVLADGLVLANESKPDVLLDVATLTGACEVALGDRVTGIMGNDDELVLQTIGAGARAGEMLWQLPISAEMPVKVTTYSKVADLMQHNTDTFGGALYAAAFLQQFVGETRWAHLDIAGPGFNNRAPYGHVASGGTGASVATLVELATELSG, from the coding sequence GTGACCAGCTACACCCTGCGCAAGGGCGCCGCCGAGAAGACCAAGGCGGACGTCGTCGTGATCGGGGTCGTCCGCACCCCCAAGGGCCTGCGCGCCGCGCCCGGCGGGGAGGGCGTGGCCTCGGCCTACGGCCGTAAGTTCGCGCCGCTGCTGTCCACGATCGGCTTCACCGCCAAGACCGGCGAGGTCGCCAAGGTGCCGACCGGCGGCCGGATCACCTCGCCGATGCTGATCCTCGTCGGGCTCGGCGAGGACGGCGCGGTCGACGCGACCGCCGTACGCCGGGCTGCCGGTGCCGCGGTGCGCGCCGTCTCCAACGCCGCGTCGGTCGCCGTGGCGCTGCCCGCGGCCGACGAGCAGCACGTCCGCGCGGTCGTCGAGGGCACCATGCTCGGCGGCTACGCCTTCACCGCCTACAAGTCCGGCGCGGACCCCCAGGGACCGGCCGACGTCGTCGTGCTCACCGACACCGCGCGCACCAAGGGCGCCAAGGCGGCCGTGGAGACCGCACGGATCGTCAGCGAGGCCACCGCCCTGGCCCGCGACTGGGTGAACACCCCGCCCGGCGACTTCACCCCCGAGATCTTCGCCGACGCCGTGGTCGCGGAGCACAAGTTCCGCAAGGCCGCCAAGGTCAAGGTCTCCGTGCTCGACGACCAGCAGCTGCGCGACGGCGGCTTCGGCGGCGTGGTCGGTGTGGGTCAGGGCTCGGCGAACCCGCCCCGGCTGGTGCAGCTGAGCTACTCGCCGAAGGGCGCCACCCGGCACCTCGCGCTGGTGGGCAAGGGCATCACCTTCGACTCCGGCGGCCTGAGCATCAAGCCCGGCAGCGCCATGACCACGATGAAGTGCGACATGGCCGGCGCCGCCGCGGTGGTCGCCGCGACGTTCGCCATCGCCGAGCTCGGGCTCCCGGTGCGGGTGACCACCGTGGTCCCGATGGCGGAGAACATGGTCTCCGGCGCCGCGACCCGGCCCGGCGACGTGCTGACGATGTACGGCGGCCGGACCGTCGAGGTGCTGAACACCGACGCCGAGGGCCGGCTGGTGCTGGCCGACGGTCTCGTGCTGGCGAACGAGTCCAAGCCCGACGTGCTGCTCGACGTGGCCACCCTGACCGGCGCCTGCGAGGTCGCGCTCGGGGACCGGGTCACCGGCATCATGGGCAACGACGACGAGCTGGTCCTGCAGACGATCGGCGCGGGCGCGCGGGCCGGGGAGATGCTCTGGCAGCTGCCGATCTCCGCGGAGATGCCGGTCAAGGTGACGACCTACAGCAAGGTCGCGGACCTGATGCAGCACAACACCGACACCTTCGGCGGCGCGCTGTACGCCGCCGCGTTCCTGCAGCAGTTCGTCGGCGAGACCCGGTGGGCGCACCTCGACATCGCCGGCCCCGGCTTCAACAACCGGGCGCCCTACGGTCACGTCGCCAGCGGCGGCACCGGGGCCTCGGTGGCCACCCTGGTCGAGCTCGCCACCGAGCTCTCCGGCTGA
- the sucB gene encoding 2-oxoglutarate dehydrogenase, E2 component, dihydrolipoamide succinyltransferase, with amino-acid sequence MATSVTLPALGESVTEGTVTRWLKQPGDQVAVDEPLLEVSTDKVDTEIPSPVAGTLLEIKAAEDETVEVGAELCTIGGEDESSGSSDGGGQEAAPSDEQQDAQSAQEAPAAGSDPDEGADRKTETETAPPAAQTDDAPPAQETAPNSANTAPEQQASQSGTSGGEGSGTSVTLPALGESVTEGTVTRWLKQVGDDVAVDEPLLEVSTDKVDTEIPSPVAGKLLEIKVAEDETVEVGAELAVIGSGDAAPSGGGEQSAPPAEEKQAEPEPEPEPEPEPEPEPEPAKQPEPAQQAAPAAEQAPAPTKQAEPTGTSAPSADAEGPYVTPLVRKMAADQGVDLSTLTGSGVGGRIRKQDVLDAAAKAKEAAAKPAEAAPSAPAASAPKAPAAGAPSPLRGKTEPMTRLRKVIAKRMVESLQVSAQLTTVVEVDVTNIARLRDAVKAEFAEREGVKLSFLPFFAKAAVDCLKEYPSLNSSIDSEKGEVTYYDHENLSVAVDTEKGLLTPVIKDAGDLSIAGLARKIADVADRTRNNKIGPDELAGGTFTLTNTGSRGALFDTPIINQPQVAILGTGAVVKRAVVIDDANLGETIAVRRMVYLALTYDHRIVDGADAARFLTAVKQRLESGTFEV; translated from the coding sequence ATGGCGACCTCAGTCACCCTCCCCGCACTCGGCGAGTCCGTCACCGAAGGGACCGTCACCCGCTGGCTCAAGCAGCCGGGTGACCAGGTCGCCGTCGACGAGCCGCTGCTGGAGGTGTCGACCGACAAGGTCGACACCGAGATCCCCTCCCCCGTGGCGGGCACGCTCCTCGAGATCAAGGCCGCGGAGGACGAGACCGTCGAGGTCGGCGCCGAGCTCTGCACGATCGGCGGCGAGGACGAGTCCTCCGGCTCCTCCGACGGCGGTGGCCAGGAGGCCGCGCCGTCCGACGAGCAGCAGGACGCGCAGTCCGCCCAGGAGGCCCCGGCCGCCGGGTCCGACCCCGACGAGGGTGCGGACCGCAAGACCGAGACCGAGACCGCCCCGCCGGCCGCGCAGACCGACGACGCTCCCCCGGCCCAGGAGACCGCGCCGAACAGCGCGAACACCGCGCCCGAGCAGCAGGCCTCGCAGTCCGGTACGTCGGGTGGTGAGGGCTCCGGCACGTCCGTGACGCTGCCCGCCCTGGGCGAGTCCGTCACCGAGGGCACCGTCACCCGCTGGCTCAAGCAGGTCGGTGACGACGTCGCCGTCGACGAGCCGCTGCTCGAGGTGTCCACCGACAAGGTCGACACCGAGATCCCCTCCCCGGTCGCCGGCAAGCTGCTGGAGATCAAGGTCGCGGAGGACGAGACCGTCGAGGTCGGCGCCGAGCTGGCCGTGATCGGGTCGGGCGACGCCGCCCCGTCCGGTGGCGGCGAGCAGTCCGCGCCGCCCGCCGAGGAGAAGCAGGCCGAGCCGGAGCCCGAGCCGGAGCCCGAGCCGGAGCCCGAGCCGGAGCCCGAGCCCGCGAAGCAGCCGGAGCCCGCCCAGCAGGCCGCGCCGGCCGCCGAGCAGGCACCGGCACCGACCAAGCAGGCCGAGCCGACCGGCACCTCGGCCCCGTCCGCGGACGCCGAGGGTCCCTACGTCACCCCGCTGGTCCGCAAGATGGCCGCCGACCAGGGCGTGGACCTGTCCACCCTGACCGGCAGCGGCGTCGGGGGCCGGATCCGCAAGCAGGACGTGCTCGACGCGGCCGCCAAGGCCAAGGAGGCCGCGGCCAAGCCGGCCGAGGCCGCCCCGAGCGCTCCCGCGGCGTCGGCCCCGAAGGCGCCGGCGGCAGGCGCACCGAGCCCGCTGCGCGGCAAGACCGAGCCGATGACGCGGCTGCGCAAGGTGATCGCCAAGCGGATGGTCGAGTCGTTGCAGGTCTCGGCCCAGCTGACCACGGTCGTCGAGGTCGACGTCACGAACATCGCCCGGCTCCGCGACGCGGTGAAGGCGGAGTTCGCCGAGCGCGAGGGCGTGAAGCTGTCCTTCCTGCCGTTCTTCGCGAAGGCGGCGGTGGACTGCCTCAAGGAGTACCCGTCGCTGAACTCCTCGATCGACAGCGAGAAGGGCGAGGTCACCTACTACGACCACGAGAACCTCTCGGTCGCGGTGGACACCGAGAAGGGCCTGCTCACCCCGGTCATCAAGGACGCCGGCGACCTGTCGATCGCGGGCCTGGCCCGCAAGATCGCCGACGTCGCCGACCGGACCCGCAACAACAAGATCGGCCCGGACGAGCTCGCCGGTGGCACCTTCACGCTGACCAACACCGGCAGCCGGGGCGCGCTGTTCGACACCCCGATCATCAACCAGCCCCAGGTCGCCATCCTGGGCACCGGTGCGGTGGTCAAGCGGGCCGTGGTCATCGACGACGCGAACCTCGGCGAGACCATCGCCGTGCGCCGCATGGTCTACCTCGCGCTGACCTACGACCACCGGATCGTGGACGGCGCCGATGCCGCCCGCTTCCTCACGGCGGTCAAGCAGCGCCTCGAGTCCGGCACCTTCGAGGTCTGA